Proteins encoded by one window of Thunnus thynnus chromosome 3, fThuThy2.1, whole genome shotgun sequence:
- the acp5a gene encoding tartrate-resistant acid phosphatase type 5a — MMALTLVSILIAAIPVAYCYPTAFQDLGESRSNRTSIKFLAIGDWGGVPYPPFITAVQKTTAREMSKVAEQMGADFVLALGDNFYYKGVDSVDSPRFKDTFESVYTAKSLKVPWYVLAGNHDHAGNVKAQIDYSKKSDRWKFPSYYYELNFRIPNTGKTLTIIMLDTVMLCGNSDDYVDEKPRGPLRAVDANRQLTWLQERMARSKADFLLVAGHYPVWSVSEHGPTECLLQRLHPLLIKYKATAYLCGHDHNLQYIEESDVGYVVSGAGNFLDPDVRHWNHVPKGSVKFFTGKASTLGGFVHVEVTKSKMIMTFFQAKGTSLYRTVLSHREFE; from the exons ATG aTGGCACTCACTCTAGTATCCATCTTAATTGCTGCCATCCCTGTGGCCTACTGCTATCCTACTGCCTTCCAAGACCTGGGGGAAAGTAGAT CAAACAGAACCTCCATTAAGTTCCTGGCTATAGGAGACTGGGGTGGCGTGCCTTATCCCCCCTTCATCACCGCTGTGCAGAAGACTACTGCTCGAGAAATGAGCAAGGTAGCAGAGCAGATGGGAGCTGACTTTGTTCTGGCCCTTGGTGATAACTTCTACTACAAAGGTGTTGACAGTGTGGATTCTCCTAGATTTAAG GATACCTTTGAGTCTGTGTACACGGCAAAGTCTCTCAAAGTCCCCTGGTACGTGCTTGCTGGCAATCATGACCACGCAGGAAATGTCAAAGCCCAGATTGATTACAGTAAAAAATCTGACAGATG GAAGTTTCCTTCTTACTATTACGAGCTGAACTTCCGCATCCCCAACACTGGTAAGACCCTGACCATCATCATGCTCGACACCGTTATGCTGTGCGGCAACTCTGACGACTATGTGGATGAGAAGCCCAGAGGCCCCCTGCGAGCAGTGGATGCCAACCGTCAGCTGACCTGGCTGCAGGAGAGGATGGCTCGGTCCAAGGCAGACTTCCTTCTGGTGGCAGGCCACTACCCTGTGTGGTCTGTGTCTGAACACGGGCCCACTGAGTGCCTGCTGCAGaggcttcatcctctgctgATCAAGTACAAGGCCACTGCCTATCTCTGCGGCCATGACCACAATCTGCAG TACATTGAAGAGTCGGATGTGGGCTACGTGGTGAGCGGTGCTGGAAACTTCCTAGATCCTGATGTCCGTCACTGGAACCACGTTCCCAAGGGTTCTGTGAAGTTCTTCACTGGCAAGGCTTCAACACTGGGAGGCTTCGTCCATGTAGAAGTCACAAAGAGCAAGATGATCATGACCTTCTTCCAAGCTAAAGGCACTTCTCTTTATCGCACGGTCCTTTCCCACAGGGAGTTTGAGTAG